The region AATGAAGAAAAGACACTGAACTGCACTGGAGATCTCGAGCCATCCTTCCGCAAGGTCAAATGTGCAGGGCAATTTCTGGGAATAAATGAAGGTTCTGGAGAAGCAGTCTATGGACATGCCTGGTGGGGCAGGAACAGCACAGGTGCCTGGACACACATTGAGAGAGCCGTCGAGTGTGTTGGTAAGTGAAGTAGCAGCAACTCTCCCATGTACCCTCTCTGCCTTCACCCTTGATAGCCACTTGTGACATTGTCCAGCTGAGCAGCAGGCACGCCACAGTCCCTCCTTGATGCTGTGTTGCCTGTGCAAAGTGTTGAAGAGGACAGGCCAGGCAGGAGACAAGAGACAGTTTAGAGCCAGCTGGGCAAGCTGGCAGCTCCTGCAGTATTCCCTGAGCAGTACAGAAGGAGAGTCCCTTCCCAACAAGTTTTGCCGAGGGGTCATGTACTAGCAGATGGACATGtcaccttccctctcccttcaacAGCTGGAGGGATTGCTGGTATCCCACAGCCTGTGCCTGCCTGACCTCCTTGAAACCTTCCACCCCAACTAACATCCATTTTCAGCACAGCCAGAAACATGCCAAAGACCCAAATGGGACTCGAGGCTCCAGCTGAAACCAGACAAGGAGAATTACAAGAAGAACGATGAAGTGGTGCTGATGTGCCCTGATGGTTTCCAGCCATCCTTCTCCAATGTCAGATGTGCAGGACAATCTCTGGGAATAAATGGAAGTCCTGGAGAAGCAGTCTATGGAGATGCCTGGTGGGGCAGGAACAGCACAGGTGCCTGGACACACATTGAGAGAGCCGTCGAGTGTGTTGGTAAGTGAAGTAGCAGCAACTCTCCCATGTACCCGCTCTGCCTTCACCCTTGATAGCCACTTGTGACATTGTCCAGCTGAGCAGCAGGCACGCCACAGTCCCTCCTTGATGCTGTGTTGCCTGTGCAAAGTGTTGAAGAGGACAGGCCAGGCAGGAGACAAGAGACAATTTAGAGCCAGCTGGGCAAGCTGGCAGCTCCTGCAGTCTTTCCTGAGCAGGCCAGGCATGGGGCCCTGCTGATGGGTGCCAGGGCCTGGGGCAGGATCTGGGACCAGCAATGAGGTGCCCACGGGAGTGCTATGGTCTTTgctgcacctccaggtgccacttGGGAGTGCACAAATCTACATGTGCCCCTTGCTGCCCATGCAAGTGAGGGTCCTTGGGGACATCTTATGCAGCCCCAGGAGTTGGAGTGGAGGGGCCTGAAGGGAGCTCCGAGTGCCTGGGGTTGGCTCAGCCCTTggcgctggggctggaggctgtGGGAGATGCAGCTGGGGGAAGAGCAATGCCCTCCCTtgggtgatggggacatgggcTGTCCCAGGCAATCTGTATACAGAGATTCATGGTTGAGAAAGGACAGAAGAGGTGACTGCATCCACATTCAGTCCAAGGTGGAGTGCATTGGTAAGGAAGACATCAGAAGCAGGATGCTACTTTGCAGGGGTGGGATGCTGGGAATGTGCCTGGGTGAGAGTCAGCATGGGAAGGTCATGGTTTTCCGCTGGGGGCTAGTGCCATGAGGTGTGATGACCTGAAACCAGCTCCTGCAAAGGCAGGATGAAATTTGTCCTGTTGTGCTCTCCCGTGGCACCAAAGTAAGACTCAACCACGTAACTCAGAGGGTATAAGGGCAGGAGGACCCCTTTGTTGGTCCTTTTGATCTGTCATGTAGCCCAGACGGGTACACACTTCCTGCACTTGTTCCCCAAAAGGTCATGTCCAGCTTCTGAACATACCATTAGCCCCCACACCTCCTGATTCCCTGCCAGAGAGCTGGAGTCACCCCTTTcagcctctccctttccctcccactCAGCTCGGTGAGGGACTCAGCTGAGGGACCAACTGAGCCCACACAGGGACTCCAGAAGTGTAACAGGGGCACCTGTGATCCCTGTGGGAGGGATGAGTTGAGCCATAGCTGGAGAGACATGCATCCCAGCAGGGCTGGTGGTGCCATGGCCCATCAAGGACAGCCTGTGCCGGAGTGGGTGACATTTCTgaaggacaggctggagggagtCTCCTAGTGCAGGGGTGATTGTCCTGGGAAGGTCCCTGCTGTGGGCTGTAGAGGAGAAAATATAGTGCCCCTGGACATGAGGGTGGATGGGGAAGGTTCATGGAAGGGTGATCCTTCACACTTTGGGCAAATGAAGAAAAGCCCCCTCCCAACAAGACTTGCCTGCAGGTCACATCCTGGCAGATGTGGGGGGCTGGATGGATTGCTGGAGATTTCTCTCCCACCATCCCTCCATGTCCCACCTCATCACCTCCTGCACCAACTAACACCCACTTTCACCTCTGCCAGGAATGTGCCAAAGGCCCCGATGGGACACAAGACTGCGTCTGACACCAGACCAGGAAAATTACAAGAAGAATGAAGAAGTGATGCTGAGTTGCATCGATGGTTTTCAGCCATCCTTCACCCACGTCAAGTGTTCAAGTGAAGTCCAGTCCACCCATGATGGGAAACTTGTAAACAGGGAAGTCTGGCGTGGAAGAAACACCAGAGGTGACTGGACCCGCGTTCAGTCCAGGCTGGAGTGCATTGGTAAGGGATGCatcaggaggtcttctggctgcccagctctgccattCCTAAGCAGGGGAAGGCGGTCTGTGCCATGCGTGACCCAAACTTTCAGGGTGCCCCATCTGGTCCCCTTGGGTGCTTTGCTGACTTCATGTGGCAGGTCCATGAGGCATGAAATATCCCTGGCTTCTTCGATTATGCCACAAGGTGCCAGGGTCAAATGCTGGTCCATCAGTCACTGTACAAGTTTTGTGCATAGTATGAGCCCCTCATGGGTTCCCCCGTTCCTTGAGCTCCTGCTCCTTCTGGCTTTTCCTGGGAGGCCTGAGGGAAGCAGCAAGGGGTCTTTTTCCCACAGCCCGTTCCTGGGGATGTGGTTTAGGAGGGCTACTCCATACGGTGTCCTAGAGATCCATATCTCACTATACAGCCTGGGAAAACGATCCTTTCTTCTGGAATCTATATAGAGCAGGAAAGGGCTGGGTCTTCCTAAGAGCTGCATCTGTTGGATCGTAGAGATGCTGGGACCCAGAGATACTTTAGTTTTGACTCGGTGGGAAAAATTGGCTTGAGCAGTAGTAGTCCAGACATTTCACCCACGTTCATCCCTGTCCAGCCTCTTTGTGCTCCCCTGCCAGAGAGCTGGAGTCACCCCTTTcagcctctccctttccctcGCACTCAGCTcggtggggagcagggctgtctgACCGCAGCACCTGTGCAAGGCtgccaggggaagggaaggaagtaaCTCTCTTGCAATGTTTCCTTTACAGAGGTCCTCCAGGTTGTCCCCGGGACCTTGGAAATTTCCAGCACCAGCATCAAACTGAACTGGACCTGCAAGTTCCCTGATGCCTGCCAGCACATGCGGGCCACGTGCCGTCTGGccttgccttcctcccctccctgtgaGGCTGAGGAggtgcagggagaggagatgctgcAAGGCCAGCAGGGGACATTCACCTGTCCCCCTCTGCAGCCCTACACTTCCTACAATGTCACCATCTCCCTGCCCCCCAGCACGATTCTTTTCTCATGGTTGGTCAGCACAGAGGAAACAGGTATGTGCAGATGAGTACAGGAGAGAAGGGACACTCCTGGGCTATGCCACAGGTAGGGGAGGTGGATCAATGTCCCTTTTGCCCGGCAGCTAAACCTGATTATCCACTCCCTGTAGTGATGGTTCTGGAGCCAGGGCTACTCGGATCCCGGtctctggggaaggggctgtgcaGGGCCCTGGAAACACCACGTCCCTCCTCACTCTCCCCTGGGCCAggagctgcctgcaccctgctctGGGCTCAGACCCTCCTCACTGGCCCCATGTGtgaccccatcctcctgtgcTTCCAGTGCCGGACaaaccagagaagctgtggctggatCCCAACACGGGGTCTCTCACATGGAAGCCGCTGCCATCCTGCAAAGGAGAGATCATTGGATACCAGGTATCAGGGGGACCACAGACTCCCCACGGTCCCCCTCACCTTGCCAGGCTCCTCCTGTCCTGGAGCTCTGTGAAGGCTGGTGAGGAGAGTGGGGAAGGGAAAGCCTTGATGACTCCTGTGAGCAAAGAGCAGTTCAGGGCTCATCTTGTGGGGGATGTCACATAGTGCCTGCGGTGTTGCAGTATCATCCCAGTGACCTGGCTGCGGGCTCATTACACCTCTTCAAAGAAACGGCCTCCCTCTTGCCCCCAGCCCTTCACAGAGAATTGACCCTTTGCTCACAGAGGCAGCCACTCTGACGTCTTGAGCGTGGGCTTCaaattcctcctctcctcctcttctctgctttgAGGTCCATGCATGGGGCTAAGGCTCTTGCTGGTTCCTCTCCGGGAAGCTTCCACACCTGGAGCAgtcagagggaaggggaggctcACAGGGGTTCTTTGCTCTGTCTCGGGGTGCTGTGGGCAGATCCCAGAGGgcaggtgggagctgctgccctccagctctgtctcctctccccagctgaaCATCACAACAAGGAGTGTGCAGGATGGCAGCTTCCTGGAGATGGAGCGGCTGCGGCTGAGCAGCTCCATCACTGAGCACCAGCTGCCTCAGCACAGCCCCGACAGCAGCTACGTGGTGACGATTCAGGGACTCACGGCcgccggagccggggctgcgTCGCTCTGGGAGTTTCAGACCAAGGGCTCAAGTAAGGTTCGCTGTGTCCCATCCCTCCGGGGTGGGCATGGCGTGTGCCCCGGCTGAGGCAGCCCCCGGTGGCCTCCTGGACGATGCGGAGGAGCCTGGGCACAGaggagctgtgctctgcagcctgcACTGCCCGGGGCTGCCCCTGCTCCCGGCACTGCCCCCGCCATACTGCCCGCTTGTTGctcatccctcttcccctccgGAATCTCTCTGCATCTTCCCTTCCAGACACCCCGCACCCTCTTGACATCAGCTGCCGCAGCGTCCATGACATCTCCCCATCCCACGGGACGGCCGTGCTCCCCCTACGCCCCATCGCCCGTCCCCCCACAGCAGCGAGGTgagggcagcccccggcagctctgctctccacagCCCCAGGATGGctttccccaccagcagcacttGCCCGCAGCCCCCTCTGTCCTGCTCTCGCCATCCCCGTCTCCCCCAGCCCTCTCACCGCCCTGCCTTGCAGGGAGCACCAGCTCATCGTGGCCGTGGGCCACAACGGCACGGCGCTGGAAGGCGCCTGCTCGGGGGAGCCACAGCCCTTCAACGCCAGCCAGGAGCCTGGCACCTACGTGGCCGCCGTGCTCAACCTCACCGCCCCCATGGACTTTGTGCTGGGCAATGGGACCCATGGGCAAGGCTACCACAACGCTGCCCTCCGGCCGGGATGGGACTACATGGCCCTTCTCCGCCATGTCCACCGCTCGCAACAGGTACCCATCATGGGAGGCTCCTGCTCCCCGGGGACACTGCCAGCCATGGCCGGGCCCCTCTCTGGGGTCTGGGCCAGCTGCCAATGGCGAGTGGCAATGCCACTCTTGTgactcttctcccagcccctgcggTGAGAGCCCGAGTGCCTTGGCAGGACAGTGTCTCCGGGTCCTTGGCCACAGCTGGGGCATTTGGTGGCCATGAGTGGGAGGCCTTTGCCCGCAgggtgggcagtggggcaggagtgGCCTGAGCTCTCCCTCCCATCTCCTTCTACAGGCAGAGAAGTTCACCTGCGTCTGCTACAGCTTTTCTGTAGGTAAGTGGGCTCCTTGCTCCCTGTGCCCAAGGGTTTCTCCTAGATGTTCTCTTTTCCCAGCCTGGCCAGTTCCTGTTCCAGAGAGGAACTGGCCAAGTGCAGGACCTGCACAATCTCATTGTCCTACTTCCATTTTCCTGGAAGTTCTCTGGATCTTGAGGCTGTATATGGTGGATGGGCTCTGGGGAACCTCAGGCCACGTGGGCAGGTGTGGCAGTGATGGCAGCTGGACATGGTGCATCACTGCTGCGATGATCGTGTATTGCACCTCAGTCCTGGTGCTCCTCTGGTGCATGTGCAAACCCAGAAGCGCGAACACCTCACCAGGCTCTAGCCGCACCTGGGGCCATCAGGGAGACAGGGATCACACTGGAGGGTGTCACACCAAGCAAGCACCCACTCTTTCTGCACCAGCTTAGCTGTTCTCCAATGCAAAGTcttggggtgggcaggagggagtTGAGAGAAGGTGTTTTTTACCCCATGCCCCTGTGGGATCTCCTGACCCCTGGTTCAGGCTGTGCTGGAACCTGAGTCTGGGCtgtgctggttgcagggcaggaGCCGGGGTCTCTGCTGGACAGGATGCCCTTGGTTATGGCAGTAGCACTGGTCATTGTACTCCTGATATTGGGGATTTTGTTCCTCTTCGTGCTCTTCAGGTCTGTATGTGCCTTGcatctcctgctctcggtcagcACCTTGCACTGCCAGGGGGTGGTCAAGTGGACGCTGAGATAAAGCAAAGTGGGAGGCAGGGCTGTTACATGGGCAGCAGCCTCTCCTGTGTCTCTGTCCTCTGCTGCTCTGTGGGTCTGACTTGTTGTTTTGCAGGCGAAACTACAACCGTTCAAAATCCTCAGAGAACAGCAGCACTATCCCCCTGCGAAGATGTCGAGGAGGTGCAGTATGAGTAGAAGCCTTGCACGCTGTCTGTTAAACAGCAGGCTGGCTGTTAAAAGCACAGGCAGAGTGTTCACAGGGCCTGTAAGGTCCTTACAGGGACAAGGGACCAGAGGTGGCTGGCATGAGCTGGCTGGCATCACCTCCCAGGAGAAAGGGATCTGCATGGGGAGGGACAATCTAGGGTTTGGTGGGGTCCTGACCACCACAATGCCAGCTCAgtctcagctgcagagctgcagggccAGCCATCAGGTGCGTGCTAAACTCCTGGCCTCGTGGTCTCCGTAGGTGTGTGCAAGCTGAGCACACAGATCCCAGTGGAGGAACTGCTGGAGGCTCTGAAGAGGTTTAAGAGGGCAGAAATagaggcagagcaggcagaggatgAATCAGTCGACAGGCATGGTGCTGGGCGTCTGAGAGAGTATCAGGTCTGGTTTAGCTTTCCCACCTGGCTGCCCTGTCCACCCAGCCCTCAACCCTTGGGTGTGTGATGCCCAAGGGGTGCAGTGGGCCTTGGCCAGCCCCAGAATACACACCAATGCAAAGCCGGCTtgtcttcttcctctgcagcaacTGTCCTCCACTTTGCTGCATCCCTGCAATGCCGGGAAGGAGCTGTGCAATCAGAGCAAGAACCGCTACACCAGCATCATCCCATGTAAGCAGAGCTCTCCAGAGTTTGGCACAGGCACTTGGAGGTAGTTGGGCGGTACAGGGTGCTGGGCTGGTGTAGGGGGCCCTCCAGCTATCCAGCAGTGCTGAGCCTCTCGTCTCATCCTCTGTGGCCACTGAAACCTAGAGGAATTTTCCAAAATCCTCATGTTGGCTCCACTGTTTTATGTCCAGTTGGAGAACCCTGGTTCTGCTCCTCAAATCTCCCTGCAAGCTTAATCATTCATCATTGTATTCCTGTTCCTGCTGTTAGTCATTGCTGAACGCTGCCGTATCCCATCCAGAGGTGGCTATTATTCCAGTGGGAAAGCAGAGGGAGTGACCCAATGTCTATCAAAACTTAAAGCTTCTTTGGGCCCCACGTTATGCGCTTTTGGCCATTGCATTAACAGCCTTCCCTGAAAACCATGTTGCATCTCCTGCTGTGCCATATCACCTTTTGTCTCCTTAGctgttcttttcctctgaaaatgtcCTGAGGCCTGAAGTGCTGCTGAGGAGGGGGCAGACAGTCACGGACTTTCCTAAATTGCATCCCCCTTCTTTCATTGCTGCCTCAAAGAGACAGTCCACCAACTCCCACCTCCCTTCTCTTTCAGATGATCACTGCCGTgtggtgctgcagccctctgacaCGGGGAATGGCTACATCAATGCCAGCTATGTGGATGTAGGTAGTGAAGGATACAGGGGAGAGGTGCCTGGGCAGGGTAGGAGAGATGCCTGGCTGCCCTGGGTGAGGACAATCCTGCTCACACGGGTGGCGCCAAGGGCTAGCACTTGCTGCCCTCAGGTGCTGGTAGATCTTGGGATATCGCTTTCCTTGTATCCTCTGAGCTGCTCACAGTACTGTGGGTTTATGTGCAGTTCTCATGGCTGCCAAAAAGGGACGTGTGTGAGGGGACAGGTGCTGAGATGCAGCCCCTGGGTACCCACTCTCTGTGCTGACCAGGAGTGGTGTTGTGGGATAAACTGTGCGGGGAGCTCTGGTCTCTGGTGCCTGTGGGGATGGGTCCTTTATTTAATTTCCCATTAAATGTTTAACCTGTGTGATTGGAGCTGTTTGAACCTCTCCCCCATAGACCTACCGGAGTCCACGCTTCTTCATTGCAGCTCAAGGTAGGTGCTCCCAGCCCTCATGCTCAGGAGATGCTGGTCGCTGCCCTGAGCACTAAGGGGAGTGGGGAACTGGGATAGCAGCTTAGGAGCTGTTAATGGCCCAGTCCAAGCCCTGCACGTCCCAGGCCTCTGCCTTGGATGGTGGTTATGGCTGCAGCAGGACATGGAAGGCCTCAGTGGGCGTTTGGCGGCAGCCAGCTGGAGCTGGGCCCTGCACTGCCCAGGCTGCGGAGATGGTCCTTCCACCCACAAGCCTGGTTTGTTCCCTTTGGTGGCTGGTGTGACAGGGACAAACCTGCAAATGCTTGACGTGTCTGTGCTCCATGCACTCAGAGACAGGCTCCTTCCAATGGTCCAAAGCTGGGATGGGTTAGTCTGCTCCATGCAGCTTGTGGTGAGGAGGTCCTAGGCTCCTTGTAGAGCTGCAGAAATGTTCTTTGGGAAATAGGATCCTAAGTGTGGGAGCAGCTCGGGGTCATCTTGAGGGTCTGGATGGGGAAGCCCCAGAAGCATCAGTGAATCCCTGACATATCCTGGGCTCACCTGCCCTCCCTCTTCCTTGTCCCAGTTTCTAACATTGGTGATGAAGCCAAGGTGCCCAGTACCCCCTGCCAGGTGCTGCTGTGTCAAGGCTGTGCAGTGTTAGTCCCCCAGCAGAGGGAAGCCCAGGGCTGCTCGTAGCCTGGGAATGTCTGAGTAACACCTGGAAACAGCTACAGCCCCACAGCTTGGACACTAGCACAgggctctcctcttcctccccaaggCCCCTTGCCTGGGACGGTGGTGGATTTCTGGCAGATGGTCTGGCAGGAGAAGATCTCAGTCATTGTGATGCTAACGGGCTTAGTGGAACAGAACAAGGTAGAGAAAACAGCTTGGGCAACCCCAGAGCCCAGGCTTCCTTgcctgctctgctttgctttgctctcaGTTCAGCTGTCAATgacagcagagagcagctctgcaccGCTGCTGGCTTGCAACACTCCCCTCACGAGTTTGCTCATGCTTAGCGGTCTTGCATTTGACAGACCAAATGTGAACAGTATTGGCCAGAACAAGAGCACGTCTATGGGGACTTCACCGTGACACTCAACAACACCAGGACCACCACGGGCTTTGTCACACGCATCTTCTGCCTGCATAAGGTAAGCCTGGGTTGTAGCTGAGAAGGGGATGAAGGATGCTTTTGGGTTTCAGCAGCTGGTGGGTGCTGTCGTCCAAGAAACCATGTGGGGAACCCTGTCTGGTCTCCAGCAGTGGCAAATCAGCATTGCTATCACTGGATGCCATGCCAGGGCATCGTCCCCAGGTTTCTGTGCCAGCCAAAGGCAATTGGTCGGCTCCAGTGGTCACCCCAGCTGAATCTGGACTGATGATGCACATGGGCAGATCGTGCATCCTTGAGGGCTTGGATGAGGTGATCACAAAGGGTATCAAATGGCATGTCTGTACATCCAGGATGATGGGACAGGTGCCTGCCTGTCACCTGGGCCAATCTGCAGAATGTCCATATTGAAGCACAGTTCCTAAACCCAAACAGATAGTTCATGGTTTAAGATAACTTACATAATGACATTTCTCAAGACGGGTACTTCTGCTGAAGTTGGAGCTCAGACAATAAGCAGGAACTGAAGGAGCTGCAAGGAGGGGGAAACAGGTACAATATAAAGAAAATGTAGTTATGCATgttcttgtattttcttgttgTGTCCAGAGCAAAGTCTAGCTGAAAGGTAAAGCTCTGAGAGGGACATACAGAGGGACATAACAGTTCATTAGTACAGGACAAGTGAATGGGATTTTTAGGACAAAAACATGATGGTAACAAAAGTGATTACACTCACTTCAGTGCAGTATCAGCCTTAGGAAATACTTTTTTGGGGGAACCAGGGCTTTTTGATGACTACAGACACATCCTatgatgcaatttattttttttttcctctggggcaCAAGAGGCTTTTACTGCTCTGGATTCAGTGTTCACAGCATGGGTAAGCAGAGGACAAAGTGAATCGTGTGGCAGTGAGCTGGGTGAATTTGCCCTTTGCTGTCTGATGAGCTGTAGTGGAGCAGCAGGGGGTAGGGCGGGGGGGAACACTGTGTGCTGGTGCCTCCCTGAAGTGGTTTCATCCACTGCTCCCTACTTGTTGGCATGCGATTACTTCACTCAGCTTTCTAGGTTGGTTCCTGCTCTAAGCCATGTCCGTCTCTTTGTAGGCAGGCTGTGCTCTCCCAAGAGTGGTGGAGCAGTTTCACTACCTGCTGTGGCCAGACCATGGGGTCCCCAGAAaccctgcccagctcctgtgGTTAGTAGAGGTGGTGAACAAGAGGGGGCTGGACGCACCTGCTGGACCTGTGCTGGTGCACTGCAGGTACTGGGCTGGGAGGGTTTGGGTGCCAGGGCAAGGCTGTCCAGGGCAGCGCTGACCCCCCAATTCTCTGTGTCCTCAGTGCAGGGATCGGGCGGACAGGTACCTTCATCGCCCTGGACTTCCTCCTGAAGatggggaaggctgaggggaaggTGGATGTGTTTCACTGTGTGCAGAGGCTGCGGGAGCAGCGGGTCAGCATGGTGCAGACCCAGGTGAGGAGAGTTACCTGCTCCCTGCACGCTGTTGGGCTGCAGATCTGCTTCCCACCCTTCCCAGGGATGTGGCGTGCAAAGCCACACTGGCCATGCCATTCACGGTCTAGCCACAGGGACTGGAGCTGCCGGGTGGTGGAGACTGTAGGATCTTATTTTCAATGCTGAGTCCAAACCCAGACCCTCTGAGGTGCCAGCAGCATTCATACACACCAGTCATCCTAGTATAGAAAGGCTGTCTTGTAGGCAAGCTTGTCttcgacaggctgagagagttagggttgttcagcctggagaagagaaggctccagggagaccttatagaagccttccaatacctaaagggggcctatgggacagatggacagggactcttgatcagggaatatAGCAGTAGGAaggggggtaatggttttaaactgaaagaagggagatttagattagatattaggaagaaattctttactgtgagggtggtgaagcactggaagaggttgcccagggacgttgtggatgccccatccctggaagtgctcaaggccaggctggatggggctttgagcaaccaggtctaatggggaggtgtccctgcgcatggctggggggttggaactagatgatctttaaggtgccttctaacccaaaccattctatgattctgtgataggaGCATGAATGAGAGTCCACATGCCCTTCAGGCTTTCAGGATGTCTGCCCTCAGGGCATCTCCTGGGCAGCAGTGTCCTGGCCAAGGGACTATAACCCCATGGTGTGCTCAGCACTGGGACCCTGTAGAGGAAACTAGTTTGGGCAGGATCATACAGCTTCTTGTCAGACTAACTAGTTCACTTGTTTTCCGGGTTTCCTTCCCCAGAGCAGGGGTCTGGTCTGAGAGGGAGCATTAAATCATAGGAAGATGGTCTTGTCTGGGTTGTTGCAGTTGCTGGCTGTttctcagagcagagctgcctgcacTGAGAGTTGTTTGGCCTCGGGGCCCCACAGCAGGAAGGTGAAGGATGAACCTGGCTCATTCCTGGCACAGGTTGATGCCAATGAGGTCATGGTCTGGAGTCGCAGGGGTCCTCATGGAGCTGCTCCAGGCTGTGCAGCTGACTCATGTCCTTACACAGGAGCAGTATGTCTTCTTGTATGAGGTGCTGCTGGAAGGCTTGCTCTGCGGCAGCACCGGGATCCCAGT is a window of Numenius arquata chromosome Z, bNumArq3.hap1.1, whole genome shotgun sequence DNA encoding:
- the LOC141477196 gene encoding LOW QUALITY PROTEIN: receptor-type tyrosine-protein phosphatase F-like (The sequence of the model RefSeq protein was modified relative to this genomic sequence to represent the inferred CDS: substituted 1 base at 1 genomic stop codon), translated to MDLGWILLTLLTSLLAAQQQDSPDTNSSRVPKETEGCQKPQWDSKFHFNPRKKIYEPNEEVTLGCPMKDPLPLAVIRCAKEISPGWKSVWEVKDIEGVWQRVVVNLTCRTGKCPKPQWDGRLQFERNKNYYKLNEEKTLNCTGDLEPSFRKVKCAGQFLGINEGSGEAVYGHAWWGRNSTGAWTHIERAVECVETCQRPKWDSRLQLKPDKENYKKNDEVVLMCPDGFQPSFSNVRCAGQSLGINGSPGEAVYGDAWWGRNSTGAWTHIERAVECVGMCQRPRWDTRLRLTPDQENYKKNEEVMLSCIDGFQPSFTHVKCSSEVQSTHDGKLVNREVWRGRNTRGDWTRVQSRLECIEVLQVVPGTLEISSTSIKLNWTCKFPDACQHMRATCRLALPSSPPCEAEEVQGEEMLQGQQGTFTCPPLQPYTSYNVTISLPPSTILFSWLVSTEETVPDKPEKLWLDPNTGSLTWKPLPSCKGEIIGYQLNITTRSVQDGSFLEMERLRLSSSITEHQLPQHSPDSSYVVTIQGLTAAGAGAASLWEFQTKGSNTPHPLDISCRSVHDISPSHGTAVLPLRPIARPPTAAREHQLIVAVGHNGTALEGACSGEPQPFNASQEPGTYVAAVLNLTAPMDFVLGNGTHGQGYHNAALRPGWDYMALLRHVHRSQQAEKFTCVCYSFSVGQEPGSLLDRMPLVMAVALVIVLLILGILFLFVLFRRNYNRSKSSENSSTIPLRRCRGGVCKLSTQIPVEELLEALKRFKRAEIEAEQAEDESVDRHGAGRLREYQQLSSTLLHPCNAGKELCNQSKNRYTSIIPYDHCRVVLQPSDTGNGYINASYVDTYRSPRFFIAAQGPLPGTVVDFWQMVWQEKISVIVMLTGLVEQNKTKCEQYWPEQEHVYGDFTVTLNNTRTTTGFVTRIFCLHKAGCALPRVVEQFHYLLWPDHGVPRNPAQLLWLVEVVNKRGLDAPAGPVLVHCSAGIGRTGTFIALDFLLKMGKAEGKVDVFHCVQRLREQRVSMVQTQEQYVFLYEVLLEGLLCGSTGIPVENIASHVRCLREAETSRHNNVLEKEFKNLQKFSELFQLLPCREAEKPSNQPKNRKPGILPADSYRPILMSSLNAEGSPGYINAVFANTYTEEDRLIITQLPFLSTLVDFWALVWDYTCTSVVVLNQLEELDKTYVEFWPTQGEAAYGRFHVHLISEEPGDDITAWTLALTNRQQPKKSALEVRFWQLKNWPIQQRLPPHPATIISLLGKVETHHRQSQNGHILITCWXVIDGASRSGIFCAASFLCEQIQSEGLVDVSQAVRTLKRRRRQLIKDVEQYGLCYELALSYLNSFETYGNFK